The Faecalibacterium sp. I3-3-89 sequence TTTGTGAATAAATTTGCGTTTTGACAAAATGCGTGGTACAATACCGCATGAACGAAAACAACGGAACATAGAGAGGGAGAAATACCATGAGTGAAGCACTTGAGATTCTGAAGAGCTGTGACGCATTTCTGGAGGGCCATTTCCTGCTTTCCTCCGGCCGCCATTCCAGCGCATACTGCCAGATGGCTTATCTGCAGCAGTACCCCGACCGCTGCGCCGAGGTCATGAAGGCCGTGGCCGATAAGATCAAGGAGATGGATGTGGACGTCATCGTCGGCCCGGCCATGGGCGGCATCGTCTACGCCTACGAGCTGGCCCGTCAGACCGGCAAGCGCGCCATCTTCACCGAGCGCGTGGACAACGTGATGATCCTGAAGCGCTTTGCCATCCATCCGGGTGAGAAGTGCCTCATCGCGGAGGACGTCGTGACCACCGGCATCTCCTCTCTGGAGACCAAGCGCGTCATCGAAGAGGCAGGCGGCGTCTGCCTCGGCATCACCTGCGTGGTGGACCGCACCAAGCCCGAGGCTCCGTCCCCCATCCCCATCGTGGCAAGCGCCCTCAAGCTGGACCTGCCCAACTACGCCCCCGAGGAGTGCCCCATCTGCAAGGAGGGCAAGCTGCCTCTGGTGCATCTGGGCAGCCGCAAGATGAAGCAGGAAGCCAAGCAGACCCTGTAAACGCGCAGGCGTGTTGAAGCGAGGAGTATCTATGAACGCATATCTTCTTTTGGCGAACGGTATGGTCTTTGCCGGCCAGTCGGTGGGCGCAGAGGGCGTCACCGTGGGCGAGGTCGTCTTTGCCACCGGTATGGTGGGCTTTCAGGAGACCCTGACCGACCCCAGCTACTACGGCCAGATCATCACCCAGACCTATCCCCTCATCGGCAACTACGGCATGAACAAGGACGATATGGAGTCGGACCGGATCTGGGCCAAGGGCTACATCGTCCGCGAGGCCTGCAAGACCCCGTCCAACTGGCGCTGTGAGGAGACGCTGGACAGCTTTCTGAAGAAAAACAATACCATCGGCATCGAGGGCATCGACACCCGCCACCTCACCCGCATCATCCGGGAGAGCGGCGTCATGAACGGCGCCATCCTGACCACCTTCGACCCCGCCGACCCGGCCAACGCGGAGAAGACCGAGGCCCTGCTGGCAGACATCCGGGCCTACGCCGTTACCGACGCCGTCAAGAGCGTCACCTGCGCAAAGCCCGAGGTCTACAACGAGAAGGGCGAGACCCACATCGTGCTGATGCACTACGGCTGCAAGCGGAACATCGTCCGCTGCCTCGTCAAGCGGGGCTGCAAGGTGACGGTCATGCCCGCCTTTGCCACCGCCGAGGAGGTCGCAGCTCTGGCCCCGGACGGCATCATGCTCTCCAACGGCCCCGGCGACCCCGCCGAGCCGGTGGAGGTCATCGAGAACCTCAAGCAGATCTTTGAGCTGAACATCCCCACCTTTGGCATCTGCCTCGGCCATCAGCTCTCTGCACTGGCCGCCGGTGCCAAGACCATGAAGCTCAAGTACGGCCACCGCGGTGCCAACCAGCCCGTCACCGATTTTGAGTCGGGCCGCACCTTCATCACCAGCCAGAACCACGGCTATGCAGTCGTGGGCGACGAGCTGCCCGCCGAGATGGGCGAGGTGGCACAGGTGAACGCCAACGACGGCACCTGCGAGGGCATCAAGTACAAGAAGTGGAACTGCTTCACCGTCCAGTTCCACCCCGAAGCCAACGGCGGCCCCAAGGACACCGAGTTCCTGTTCGACCGCTTCCTGAACAACGTCAAAGCAGCAAAGAAGGAGGCACGCTGAAATGCCTAAGGACCCCAGAATCAAAAAAGTGCTGGTCATCGGCTCCGGCCCCATCATCATCGGTCAGGCTGCTGAGTTCGACTACTCCGGCACGCAGGCGTGCCGCGCCCTGAAAGCAGAGGGCATCGAGACCGTTCTGCTCAACTCCAACCCCGCTACCATCATGACCGACCCCGACGTGGCCGACCATGTTTACATCGAGCCGATGACCCTCGAGGTCGTGGAGCGCATCCTCGACATCGAGAAGCCCGACTCCGTGCTGCCCAACCTCGGCGGCCAGATGGGCCTGAACCTCTCCATGGAGCTGGCCCGCTCCGGCTACCTTGACCGCAGCGGCATCCGTCTGCTGGCCTGCAAGCCGGAGACCATCGACCGCGCCGAGGACCGTGAGCTGTTCAAGGAGACGATGGAGAAGCTGCATCAGCCCATCATCCCCTCCGAGGTCGTGGAGACGCTGGAGGACGCACTGGCCTGCGCCGACCGCATCGGCTACCCCGTCATTGTCCGCCCGGCCTTCACCATGGGCGGCACCGGCGGCGGCATCTGCGCGAACAAGGCAAAGCTCATTGAGATCGGCACCAACGGCCTCCGTCTTTCCCCCATCCACCAGATCCTTGTGGAAAAGTGCATCGCGGGCTGGAAAGAGATCGAGTATGAGGTCATGCGTGACCACAAGGGCAACGTCATCACCGTCTGTAACATGGAGAACCTCGACCCCGTCGGCATCCACACCGGCGACTCTGTGGTCGTGGCTCCCTCCCAGACTCTGACCGACCACGAGTATCAGATGCTGCGCACCGCTGCGCTGGACATCATCACCGAGCTGGGCATCGAGGGCGGCTGCAACTGTCAGTTCGCGCTCAAGCCCGACAGCTTCGACTACGCGGTCATCGAGGTCAACCCCCGTGTGTCCCGCTCCTCCGCGCTGGCCTCCAAGGCCACCGGTTACCCCATCGCCAAGGTGGCGACGAAGATCGCCATCGGCTACACGCTGGACGAGATCACCAACGACGTCACCGGCAAGACCTGCGCCTGCTTCGAGCCTGCGCTGGACTACATCGTGGTCAAGTACCCGAAGTGGCCCTTCGATAAGTTCGTCTACGCCGACAAGTCTCTGGGCACCCAGATGATGGCCACCGGCGAGGTCATGAGCATCGGCAACAGCTTCGAGGCTGCCATGATGAAGGCCGTCTCCTCCATCGAGCTGGGAATGGACACCCTGACCCACAAGCCCTTCGAGGAGCTGAGCGATGAGGAGATCGTGGAGCATATGTATGTGCAGGACGCAGAGCGCGTCTTCTGCGTCTACGAGGCCCTCAAGCGCGGCATCGACCACCAGACCATCTACCGCATCACCAAGATCGACTGGTGGTTCCTCGACAAGATGCAGCATCTGGCAGACCTCGAAAAGGGTCTGGCCAAGTGCGAGGGCGTCCTGACCGAGGCCCAGTACAGGGAAGCCAAGAAGTACGGCTTTCAGGATAAGACCATCAAGCGTCTGGCCAAGGTGGACAAGCTCCCCGTGGAGAACTACCGCGCCGGCTTCAAGATGGTCGATACCTGTGCTGCCGAGTTCTCGGCCAACACCCCTTACTTCTACTCCACCTACGACGGCGACAACGAGGCCGCTGCATTCATCGCCGAGAAAGAGGCCAAGGCTGCCGCGCAGGGTGAGCCGAAAAAGAAGAAGGTCCTCGTCTTCGGCTCCGGCCCCATCCGCATCGGTCAGGGCATCGAGTTCGACTACTGCTCGGTCCATTGCGTCTGGACGCTGAAGAAGCACGGCTGTGAGGCCATTCTGGTCAACAACAACCCGGAGACCGTCTCCACCGACTTTGACACCGGTGACCGCCTCTACTTCGACCCCCTGAACCCGGAGAGCGTGGACAACATCATCGCCACCGAGAAGCCCGACGCCTGCGTCGTCCAGTTCGGCGGCCAGACCGCCATCAAGCTGGCAAAGCATATGGACGAGATCGGTCTGCCCATCCTCGGCACCCCGGCGGATGCCATCGATGAGGCAGAGGA is a genomic window containing:
- a CDS encoding carbamoyl phosphate synthase small subunit: MNAYLLLANGMVFAGQSVGAEGVTVGEVVFATGMVGFQETLTDPSYYGQIITQTYPLIGNYGMNKDDMESDRIWAKGYIVREACKTPSNWRCEETLDSFLKKNNTIGIEGIDTRHLTRIIRESGVMNGAILTTFDPADPANAEKTEALLADIRAYAVTDAVKSVTCAKPEVYNEKGETHIVLMHYGCKRNIVRCLVKRGCKVTVMPAFATAEEVAALAPDGIMLSNGPGDPAEPVEVIENLKQIFELNIPTFGICLGHQLSALAAGAKTMKLKYGHRGANQPVTDFESGRTFITSQNHGYAVVGDELPAEMGEVAQVNANDGTCEGIKYKKWNCFTVQFHPEANGGPKDTEFLFDRFLNNVKAAKKEAR
- the carB gene encoding carbamoyl-phosphate synthase large subunit, giving the protein MPKDPRIKKVLVIGSGPIIIGQAAEFDYSGTQACRALKAEGIETVLLNSNPATIMTDPDVADHVYIEPMTLEVVERILDIEKPDSVLPNLGGQMGLNLSMELARSGYLDRSGIRLLACKPETIDRAEDRELFKETMEKLHQPIIPSEVVETLEDALACADRIGYPVIVRPAFTMGGTGGGICANKAKLIEIGTNGLRLSPIHQILVEKCIAGWKEIEYEVMRDHKGNVITVCNMENLDPVGIHTGDSVVVAPSQTLTDHEYQMLRTAALDIITELGIEGGCNCQFALKPDSFDYAVIEVNPRVSRSSALASKATGYPIAKVATKIAIGYTLDEITNDVTGKTCACFEPALDYIVVKYPKWPFDKFVYADKSLGTQMMATGEVMSIGNSFEAAMMKAVSSIELGMDTLTHKPFEELSDEEIVEHMYVQDAERVFCVYEALKRGIDHQTIYRITKIDWWFLDKMQHLADLEKGLAKCEGVLTEAQYREAKKYGFQDKTIKRLAKVDKLPVENYRAGFKMVDTCAAEFSANTPYFYSTYDGDNEAAAFIAEKEAKAAAQGEPKKKKVLVFGSGPIRIGQGIEFDYCSVHCVWTLKKHGCEAILVNNNPETVSTDFDTGDRLYFDPLNPESVDNIIATEKPDACVVQFGGQTAIKLAKHMDEIGLPILGTPADAIDEAEDRERFDELLERCNIPRAPGRTVFNLEEALAAADEIGLPVLMRPSYVLGGQNMIVAYTKADVIEYMGVITEHVDMDHPVLLDKYIMGTECEVDAICDGENYLIPGIMEQVERTGVHSGDSICVYPAQHLTQAEIDTMVDYTGRFARELHVTGLVNVQYAVSNGKVYVIEVNPRSSRTVPYISKVTGVPMVDLAVRCCLGEKLTDMGYGTGLHPNAPYVAVKVPVFSFEKLHGVDTQFGPEMKSTGEVLGIAPNYHDALLKGLIGAGYTFKTPGPASCCIFTVKDSDKPEFVDIAWKLKSMGYKLYGTSGTCAWLNKHMVPCNEVRNMSGEAPNIVDLLQSGLVDYVFSTSAKGRDPKRDSVRLRRKAVELSIPCITAVDTANALVNCLRSEHSMKDIPLVDIATLYHKK
- the pyrE gene encoding orotate phosphoribosyltransferase, with translation MSEALEILKSCDAFLEGHFLLSSGRHSSAYCQMAYLQQYPDRCAEVMKAVADKIKEMDVDVIVGPAMGGIVYAYELARQTGKRAIFTERVDNVMILKRFAIHPGEKCLIAEDVVTTGISSLETKRVIEEAGGVCLGITCVVDRTKPEAPSPIPIVASALKLDLPNYAPEECPICKEGKLPLVHLGSRKMKQEAKQTL